TGTAATTTACTCCTGTTGTTTTAGTCGCGCTTGGTGCAGCAGCGGTGCTTTGTGAATTAAATTGTTCCCAACAATAAGTTAGTGTATCACCATTTGCATCTGTACCGGTTCCGGTTAACATAAACGGAGTGCTTTTTGGAATGGTGTAATCCAAGCCGGCATTGGCAGTTGGAATAGCATTTCCTGTGGCTGTATTGGTTTGACAAGTTGTTGTCTTAATATAATTGGTTACTTGTTGTATGCTAACCGAATGAAAGTAAGGGTCGGAGTGAGGTTGCACATCTAAAGTGGTGATACCGGCATAGCCCATAATAGTTGAGCCTGAGCCCGGTTCCATTTGAACTCCTGTCCCTTCGTTGCTATGGGTAAAGGTATGATTGGCACCAAATTGATGACCCATTTCATGAGCCACATAGTCGATATCAAAGTTATCTCCCGATGGTATGCCATCACTTGGCGAAGTATAACCACTACCTTTATAATTAACAGGTGATGTTATGCCGCCAACAACCTCAGTGGTCATGTCATTACTACATACACATCCTATACAACCTGCATTTCCGCCTCCACCGGTTGCTCCGAAAAGATGACCAATGTCAAAATTAGCATTGCCAATTACGGAACTCAATGTGTTCATTAATTGTAAATTCCAATTATCCAAACCTGAAGCTGGTGAATATGGATCAGTTGAAGCACTGGTATAAATAACGGAATCTGTATTAGCAATCAATATCATTCGGGCAGAGAAATCTTTTTCAAATACTCCGTTTACACGAGTCATGGTGTTGTTAATAGCTGCCAAAGCTAAAGCTTTAGTTCCGCCAAAATAAGTGGTATATTCTCCTGTAACCGACATAGCCAAACGGTAAGTACGTAATAAAGCATCGTCAGCATTAGGTCGGGCCAACATACTGTTGTCGTTACTATCGTTATGTGCTTTTTGAATTAATTTACAATCAAATTTATCCAATGAGGCCACTTTATCCGTTTTGCGATATACAGCATAGGCACTTAAATCGGTTGTAAATGGTTCTATAAATTCAGCCGACTGATCGGCATGTACTACCATAGTTTCCAGCCCGAGTGGTGATACACTAAAATAGATAGTTGACGTAGGGGTGTCTATACCTTGTCCGATATAGGATTTAATTTCTGGGTATTTCGCAGCTAAAGCAGGTTCCATGTTTGATGATTCTTTAATGCGGTACCGTTCTAGCACTCCATCTGAATTTGGAAATGATACAACAACAGTTGAATTTCCAGAAGTAAATCGATTGGGAGCGTTCACTAAAGATTGCTTTAATTCTGCAATGTTCAGTTCAAATAATTTAGGACTTCTTAGGTTTTTTTTGTTGGCTACAACAACAGCATCTGCTTTTTCTGAAGTAGGTTTCCATGGATCTTTTTTCGTTTGAGCCCAAGAAAACCCGCTGATAGCTACAAGTGCTACCATGAGTAATTTGTTTTTCATACTTATAATTCGGTTAAATTAGTTGCGTCAAATATAAGTTTTTATTAATAAGTTTTATGAATAAAACTAATATCCTTGATGAATGTTTAATAAATTGTGAAAATTGTTAAAAACTTATTATTTTGATTGAGGCTAAAAGGTATAATTGCTAATGACCTGTAAAGCTTATAGTTTTCGGTACTTTTTGTCAGCAAAAAAAACGTCCCGATGTACCGGGACGTTTTTGCTTCTGCCGAGAAAGCTTCAATGTTATCTGTTAGGACCAAATTAGTTTTTTGGTGAAAGTCTTCTTCTCTTGACTAAATAACATTGCTTTTACTATTACGAAGATGACTCTTTTTATGCTTTGGCGTGTTATAGAATTACGGACAAAAATTATACAATTCCCATTTCTAACTAGTTGAATGTTTGTTAATAAGATTTTAATAAGCTTTTGGATTGCGTATTATTTTAATACAAAAATTAAATACTTTTAAGTATGTGAAATTGAATTGTATTTGTAATTTTCATAGTGAATGACAGCCTCTGTTTTCGGGATAATACAGAGGCTGTTTTTTTATTTTATGAAAAATATACTAATCGGTATATTTAATTTATATCTTTGTTTTATAATAACAATAAAATGATTTCTAAAGCCGACCGTACCAAGCAATTTATTATCGAGAAAATCGCACCTATCTTTAATTGCAAAGGATATGCTTGTACTTCACTCAGTGATATGATTATGGCTACCGGACTTACAAAAGGGAGTATATACGGCAATTTTGAAAACAAAGATGAGGTAGCTTTGGCAGCTTTTGATTATAATTTTCAATGTGTAGTTTCACATATTCGAAGTAAAATGGAAACCCGCTCTTCGATTATTGATAAACTGCTGGTATATCCCGAAACTTATAGAAACTATCTCCAACTACCTTTTCTTCAAGGAGGGTGCCCAGTGTTAAATACCGCCATCGAAGCTGATCATACTCATCCTCAACTGAAGTCAAAAGCTGCCAATGCGATACAGTTTTGGCGCGGCTCTATGGAACGACAACTGAATGAAGGTATTGCCTCAGGTGAAATCAAATCTGATATTAATATCAATGAAGTGTGTACAGTGATTATTTCATTAATACAGGGCGGTGTGATGCAGACCAAAGTAACGGGTAACACTATGGCTCTTAAAAGTGGTATGGATTATTTAGAACGTTTGATCAAAGATTTAAAGCAATAAAAAAATTTATAAAAAAATATACCAATCGGTATATAATTAATCAATTAAAACCTAAATAAAATGAAAAAGTTGGTAAAAACATTCCTTCTGGGAAGCCTAGTAGTGGCTACTGCTATTCAGGCTCAAAGCATCAAAACCATTAAAGGATTTCAACACGTTGAAAGTGTGGTGAAAGAAGGACGTTATCTTTATGCTGCGGATATTGGCAAAGCCTTAACTCCCGATGCCAAAGACGGAGATGGGAAAGTAAGGAAACTCGATGCCAATGGAACTGTGTTAGATTCTGCTTTCGTAAAAGAACAGCTAAATGCTCCCAAGGGACTAGCCGTTGATAAAGGGGTTTTATTTCTTACCGACATTGATCGTTTGGTAGCCATTGAACTAAAGACGGGTACTAAATTATATCAAATCGATTTTAGCACAGTGACACATTTTCTGAACGATATTGCGGTATGGGACAGTAACACGCTCTATGTTTCCGCAACCGATACCAACAAGTTGTTCAAAGTGAATCTTATCAATAAAGCGTTTACCGAAGTCATTATTGATAAACCGGTTCAAGGTATCAATGGCTTATTTTGCAACAAAAAATCAAGCCTGCTTTATGTAAATGGATTGGGAAGCAACAACAAAGCTAATGGTGTACTAGGCTTCATCAATCTGAAAGACAATACTTTCACACAATTGGCTACTGCTGAAGGATTATACGATGGACTGGCTGTAGTAAATGAAGTTTTATATGCCAGTAATTGGGTAGCTTTTGAAAAGAAAGGGATACTGCTTTCCATTCAATTGTCTAACCATCGCATTAATCGATTGCCATTATTCGAACCCATAGCCGGCCCTGCTGATTTCATTATTAATGGAAACACTATGATAGTACCGGCAATGCTCACAGGAGAGCTGCACTTTATCTCAATTGATACTTCACTAACCCAAAAACTATAAACAGTATGACAACTACACCCACATCGGTTTATACCGTTCGCTTTAGCGACTGTGATTTGTTCGGACATTTAAATAACGCTCGTTATATTGATTATTTTTTAAATGCTCGCGAAGATCACCTGAAGCATTACCACAATCTTAATTTAGAAGAGTTTTACCAAAACAATATAGCTTGGGTAGTAGGCGGACACGAAATTGCTTACCTGCGTCCGGCCTTATACAATGAGACAATAACCATACAATCAACTTTGCTCAAAGCTGATACCGAATACCTTTTGGTCGAAACCCAAATGAAAAATGAAAACCAAAATCACCTAAAAGCTATAATGCGCACCCGCTTTGTGCCGGTAAACACTAAAACAGGAAGAAAAATTCCGCACGAGCCTTCCTTTATGGAGTGGGCTAAAACCATTGAAAATAGGGAAGTAGCTGAATATACTACCTTGCAGGAAAGAATAGAGCAATTAATATAGTAACAAAAAAACCGAGACTCAGTAAGCCTCGGTTGAAATAAAATCCAAAAAACTATAACCTAATAATTGTTTGAATTTTGACAGGTTTTTTTTGGGGAAGCAATACTGAATACAGTTGGTAATAGGGGGCTATATTCAGTATTGTTTCAGAGACTTTTAAGTTTTGGGCTAAAAAGGGTATATGGTATCGTAATGGTCTAAATCAATTTGCTGACATTATTATGATACAAATATATGTCGTTGATTATAAGTGTTTTAATAAAATAAGACGATAGGAATTTTGGTATAGATAAACGGTATAAAATGTTAGATGAGAGGGAATTAAGTCTTTTTTTTATTAGAGTAAATTACCCTGAAGTATTTCCTGCCATAGTGCTAATTTCTTATCAAGTGGCATCCCGGCATGAGCAGGACTCGTAGAAGGTAGAATGACTAAAGTATAATTTCTTTCAACAGAAACATACTTTTTAAAGTATTTTGCCGCAGCTTGTCCGTTAAAAAAGATGTGAGTAATAGCAGGATGGTTTTTTAGGAAATGGTTAAAATCATTAGGCACTTCTTTTACAATAGCACTATCCAAACTGCCCGAACGCTCACATGCCTGCAGTACATCCCACAAGGCAATGTTATTTTTAAGTAACATTTTTTTTCGGATTTCATAATCAGTTGTAAATTCTTCCTGAAACAGAGTAAACATTATCTTCCAAAAGTGATTTTGTTGATTGCCATAGTATTGCTGCATTTGTAATGACTGTATTCCGGGCATAGTGCCTAAAATCAAGGTTTTGGCATCGGGAGTGGCAAGGGCAGCAAAGGAGGTAATAGTCATAATCCAAAGATACACTTTTGATTATTCATCTCTCATCATAAAGGTTACAAGACTTTGAAAGGAGCTACTATCTCTGCCGCTTTATCTTCTTTAGTTACTATTGAAGCATCTTTTATACTTTCGGGTTTAGTAATTGGCTGTAGTGGTGGTGCAACTGATTTTTTGCTTGATAGTTCTGTCTGTTGCAGTATCCATAGATTTGTTATTATTACTATGAAAAGGAGGCTTAGTGTATAAGATGTTTTCATGATTACTGTTTTTAAGTAATAATACTGTTAGGCTAAGTTCTTTATAATGAGTTGAAAAGGTGTTACAGTATTTTTTGTATAAGTTTTAAAATTTACATCCTGTCATAAAAAAACCGCCTCGATTTAAAGAGACGGTTTTAAAAATGCTTTTTAATTTTTTCAACTAATCAAATTGAGGTTTAAGTCGTAGTATATAGGGTTTTCTCAATTTATAACAACTTAAATGATA
Above is a genomic segment from Flavobacterium phycosphaerae containing:
- a CDS encoding TetR/AcrR family transcriptional regulator, translating into MISKADRTKQFIIEKIAPIFNCKGYACTSLSDMIMATGLTKGSIYGNFENKDEVALAAFDYNFQCVVSHIRSKMETRSSIIDKLLVYPETYRNYLQLPFLQGGCPVLNTAIEADHTHPQLKSKAANAIQFWRGSMERQLNEGIASGEIKSDININEVCTVIISLIQGGVMQTKVTGNTMALKSGMDYLERLIKDLKQ
- a CDS encoding NHL repeat-containing protein codes for the protein MKKLVKTFLLGSLVVATAIQAQSIKTIKGFQHVESVVKEGRYLYAADIGKALTPDAKDGDGKVRKLDANGTVLDSAFVKEQLNAPKGLAVDKGVLFLTDIDRLVAIELKTGTKLYQIDFSTVTHFLNDIAVWDSNTLYVSATDTNKLFKVNLINKAFTEVIIDKPVQGINGLFCNKKSSLLYVNGLGSNNKANGVLGFINLKDNTFTQLATAEGLYDGLAVVNEVLYASNWVAFEKKGILLSIQLSNHRINRLPLFEPIAGPADFIINGNTMIVPAMLTGELHFISIDTSLTQKL
- a CDS encoding acyl-CoA thioesterase; the encoded protein is MTTTPTSVYTVRFSDCDLFGHLNNARYIDYFLNAREDHLKHYHNLNLEEFYQNNIAWVVGGHEIAYLRPALYNETITIQSTLLKADTEYLLVETQMKNENQNHLKAIMRTRFVPVNTKTGRKIPHEPSFMEWAKTIENREVAEYTTLQERIEQLI
- a CDS encoding DNA-deoxyinosine glycosylase, translating into MTITSFAALATPDAKTLILGTMPGIQSLQMQQYYGNQQNHFWKIMFTLFQEEFTTDYEIRKKMLLKNNIALWDVLQACERSGSLDSAIVKEVPNDFNHFLKNHPAITHIFFNGQAAAKYFKKYVSVERNYTLVILPSTSPAHAGMPLDKKLALWQEILQGNLL